The Gammaproteobacteria bacterium genome has a window encoding:
- the pyrC gene encoding dihydroorotase has protein sequence METLKITRPDDWHLHLRDGSQLGSVVAFTAKQFARAIIMPNLKPPVTTTEQAGAYRDRILAALPDGLAFEPLMTLYLTDNTTPEEIRKAKDSGFVHAVKLYPAGATTNSDAGVTDITKVEDALAAMAEVGLPLCVHGEVTADAIDVFEREARFIDEVLAPLHARLPELKIVFEHITTAQAVKFVDGASDKVAATITPQHLLYNRNALFKGGIRPHYYCLPILKTEPDREALLSAATSGSPKFFLGTDSAPHARHAKENACGCAGIFSAHAAIELYAEAFEDAGALPRLEGFASHFGADFYGLPRNSDEITLNRDAWTPPDAYPYGDTEIVPFRAGESLRWKLATR, from the coding sequence ATGGAAACGCTCAAGATCACCCGCCCCGACGACTGGCACCTGCACCTGCGCGATGGCTCGCAGCTGGGCAGCGTCGTGGCCTTCACGGCAAAGCAATTCGCCCGCGCCATCATCATGCCGAACCTCAAGCCGCCGGTGACCACCACCGAGCAGGCCGGCGCATACCGCGACCGCATCCTGGCCGCATTGCCGGATGGACTGGCTTTCGAGCCGCTGATGACCCTCTACCTGACGGACAACACCACGCCGGAAGAAATCCGCAAGGCGAAAGACTCAGGCTTCGTGCACGCGGTAAAGCTCTACCCCGCCGGCGCGACGACCAATTCCGATGCCGGCGTGACCGACATCACCAAGGTCGAAGACGCGCTGGCCGCCATGGCCGAGGTTGGCCTGCCGCTGTGCGTGCATGGCGAAGTCACGGCCGATGCCATTGACGTGTTCGAGCGCGAAGCGCGCTTCATCGACGAGGTGCTGGCACCGCTGCATGCGCGCCTGCCGGAACTGAAGATCGTGTTCGAGCACATCACCACGGCCCAGGCCGTGAAGTTTGTCGACGGTGCGTCGGACAAGGTCGCCGCGACCATCACGCCGCAGCATCTTCTCTACAACCGCAATGCGCTGTTCAAGGGCGGTATCCGGCCGCATTACTACTGCCTGCCGATCCTGAAAACCGAGCCGGATCGCGAAGCCTTGCTTTCCGCCGCAACCAGCGGCAGCCCGAAATTCTTCCTCGGCACCGACAGCGCACCCCATGCGCGCCATGCCAAGGAAAACGCCTGTGGCTGCGCCGGCATCTTTTCCGCGCACGCCGCGATCGAGCTTTATGCCGAGGCCTTCGAAGACGCCGGTGCGCTTCCCAGGCTGGAAGGCTTTGCCAGCCACTTCGGCGCCGACTTTTATGGCCTGCCGCGCAACAGCGATGAAATCACGCTGAACCGCGATGCCTGGACACCGCCTGACGCCTATCCCTACGGGGACACAGAAATCGTGCCGTTCCGTGCCGGCGAAAGCCTGCGCTGGAAACTGGCCACCCGCTGA
- a CDS encoding histidine decarboxylase codes for MTSLPKRLAELLDRTSERRDSYLGYPVSKDFDYSELADFLKVPLNNLGDPFTASTWQVDSREFEREVVEFFAKLMRAEEDDWWGYVTNGGSEGNLYGLYLARELYPNGIVYFSEETHYSVSKNVHLLGMRHIMIRTQANGEIDYDDLRETIRVHRDVPPIIFANIGTTMTEARDDIARIQQIMRDLALPQHYIHSDAAWIGPAAPFMDPKPAFDFADGADSISMSGHKFIGSPIPCGIVLARKHHVDRIARSIAYIGALDTTITGSRNGLTPLFLWRAIDRYGREGLQSRAHEAVTLAEYAEEKLKAAGIDAWRNPGGMTVVFPAAPAAVKERWQLATAKGISHIITVPGVTREQIDAFVRDLVESTDKEQLA; via the coding sequence GTGACCAGCTTGCCGAAAAGGTTGGCCGAACTGCTTGATCGCACCAGCGAACGGCGCGACAGCTATCTCGGTTACCCGGTCAGCAAGGATTTCGATTACTCGGAGCTGGCGGATTTTCTCAAGGTGCCGCTGAACAACCTCGGCGACCCCTTCACCGCCTCCACCTGGCAGGTCGACAGCCGCGAGTTCGAGCGCGAGGTCGTGGAGTTTTTCGCGAAACTGATGCGCGCCGAGGAAGATGACTGGTGGGGTTACGTCACCAATGGCGGCAGCGAAGGCAATCTCTACGGCCTGTACCTGGCGCGCGAGCTGTACCCGAACGGCATCGTGTATTTCTCCGAGGAAACGCATTACAGCGTCTCGAAGAACGTGCACCTGCTCGGCATGCGCCACATCATGATTCGCACGCAGGCCAACGGCGAAATCGATTACGACGACCTGCGCGAGACCATCCGGGTGCATCGCGACGTGCCACCGATCATCTTTGCCAACATCGGCACGACCATGACCGAGGCGCGCGACGACATCGCCCGCATCCAGCAGATCATGCGCGATCTCGCCCTGCCCCAGCACTACATCCATTCCGATGCCGCCTGGATCGGACCCGCGGCGCCGTTCATGGATCCGAAGCCGGCGTTCGACTTTGCCGATGGCGCGGATTCGATTTCGATGTCCGGCCACAAGTTCATCGGCTCGCCGATCCCCTGCGGCATCGTGCTGGCCCGCAAGCACCACGTCGATCGCATCGCCCGCTCGATTGCCTACATCGGCGCGCTGGATACCACCATCACCGGCTCCCGCAATGGCCTCACGCCCTTGTTCCTGTGGCGCGCCATCGATCGTTACGGTCGCGAAGGATTGCAATCGCGCGCGCATGAAGCTGTCACATTGGCGGAATACGCTGAAGAGAAGCTCAAGGCTGCCGGCATCGATGCCTGGCGCAACCCGGGCGGCATGACCGTCGTCTTCCCGGCCGCACCCGCAGCCGTGAAGGAACGCTGGCAGCTGGCAACGGCCAAAGGCATTTCGCACATCATCACCGTGCCCGGCGTGACCCGGGAGCAGATCGACGCGTTCGTGCGCGATCTCGTCGAATCGACTGACAAGGAGCAACTGGCATGA
- the rnt gene encoding ribonuclease T, producing MNNPHALGEEQAKMMANRFRGFLPVVVDVETGGFNASTDALLEACAVMLRFNENGDLERHSSHMYHVEPFKGANIEQAALDVTGIKPDHPLRPAIPEDEAMRRLFREVRAEVKAHGCNRAVLVGHNSWFDLSFVNAAVERCNIKRNPFHPFSSFDTATLGGVAFGQTVLARAVDMADLGWDSNEAHSALYDAEKTADLFCNIVNRFKPMYESALQDRQGI from the coding sequence ATGAACAACCCCCACGCCCTGGGCGAGGAACAGGCAAAGATGATGGCCAACCGCTTTCGCGGTTTCCTGCCCGTGGTCGTTGACGTCGAGACTGGCGGCTTCAATGCCAGCACCGATGCGCTGCTGGAAGCCTGCGCCGTCATGTTGCGTTTCAACGAGAACGGCGACCTGGAACGCCACTCCTCGCACATGTACCACGTCGAACCCTTCAAGGGCGCGAACATCGAACAGGCTGCATTGGATGTCACCGGCATCAAGCCCGACCATCCGCTGCGCCCCGCCATTCCCGAGGACGAAGCGATGCGACGGCTGTTCCGCGAAGTGCGGGCAGAGGTGAAAGCGCATGGCTGCAATCGCGCCGTGCTGGTCGGTCACAACAGCTGGTTCGATCTCAGTTTCGTGAACGCCGCGGTTGAGCGCTGCAATATCAAGCGCAACCCCTTCCATCCCTTTTCCAGCTTCGATACCGCGACACTGGGCGGCGTGGCCTTCGGCCAGACCGTGCTGGCGCGCGCGGTCGACATGGCTGATCTTGGCTGGGACAGCAACGAAGCGCACTCGGCACTCTACGATGCCGAGAAGACGGCAGACCTGTTCTGCAACATCGTCAATCGCTTCAAGCCGATGTACGAATCGGCACTGCAGGACCGCCAGGGAATCTGA